Proteins from one Catenuloplanes atrovinosus genomic window:
- a CDS encoding DUF5703 family protein produces the protein MDYEYAPLRLPPNVDRMTATAQLAIQAEFSGWELARVRLYRDGTRQVMLRRRVREQPQPGLSI, from the coding sequence ATGGACTACGAATACGCGCCGCTGCGGTTGCCCCCGAATGTCGACCGGATGACCGCCACGGCGCAGCTGGCGATCCAGGCCGAGTTCTCGGGCTGGGAGCTGGCCCGGGTGCGGCTCTACCGGGACGGCACGCGGCAGGTGATGCTGCGCCGCCGGGTCCGGGAGCAACCGCAACCGGGCCTGTCGATCTAG
- a CDS encoding aldo/keto reductase — protein MQQRPLGRSGLAVSRLALGTMTWGRDTDADDAAAQLKSYLDAGGNLVDTADVYGDGDAEAVIGSLLGGLVPREDLLIATKAGVRPGSGRRRDCSRGHLLRSLDASLRRLGTDYVDLFQVHGYDPATPLEETMAALDHAVDSGRVRYVGLSNYSGWQTARAATWQAAYPGRAPVVATQMEYSLLERGVEREVLPACAALGLGLLPWSPLGRGVLTGKYRNGRPADSRAVSPHFAAFVESYLDPRSSSIVEAVVTAAGGLGVSPLEVALAWVRDQPGVVAPILGARTVGQLLGALQSEYVELPAEITLALDDVSAIGYGYPERDD, from the coding sequence ATGCAACAGCGACCGCTCGGCCGAAGCGGGCTAGCGGTTTCGCGGCTCGCGCTCGGCACCATGACGTGGGGCCGGGACACCGACGCCGACGACGCGGCCGCGCAGCTGAAGAGTTACCTGGACGCCGGCGGCAACCTGGTCGACACCGCGGACGTCTACGGCGACGGCGACGCCGAGGCGGTGATCGGCTCTCTGCTGGGCGGCCTCGTCCCGCGCGAGGACCTGCTCATCGCCACCAAGGCGGGGGTACGGCCGGGCAGCGGCCGCCGCCGCGACTGCTCGCGCGGGCACCTGCTGCGCAGCCTGGACGCGTCGCTGCGCCGGCTCGGCACCGACTACGTCGACCTCTTCCAGGTGCACGGGTACGACCCGGCCACGCCGCTGGAGGAGACCATGGCCGCGCTCGACCACGCCGTGGACAGCGGCCGGGTGCGCTACGTCGGACTGTCCAACTACTCCGGCTGGCAGACCGCGCGCGCCGCCACCTGGCAGGCCGCCTACCCGGGCCGCGCGCCGGTGGTCGCCACCCAGATGGAGTACTCGCTGCTGGAGCGCGGCGTCGAGCGCGAGGTGCTCCCGGCCTGCGCGGCGCTCGGCCTGGGCCTGCTGCCCTGGTCGCCGCTCGGCCGCGGCGTGCTCACCGGGAAGTACCGCAACGGCCGCCCCGCCGACTCGCGCGCGGTCTCGCCGCACTTCGCCGCGTTCGTGGAGAGCTACCTCGACCCGCGCAGCTCCAGCATCGTGGAGGCGGTCGTCACCGCGGCCGGCGGGCTCGGCGTGTCCCCGCTGGAGGTGGCGCTCGCCTGGGTCCGCGACCAGCCCGGCGTGGTGGCGCCGATCCTGGGCGCACGCACGGTGGGCCAGCTGCTCGGCGCGCTCCAGTCCGAGTACGTGGAGCTGCCCGCGGAGATAACGCTCGCGCTCGACGACGTCTCCGCCATCGGCTACGGCTACCCCGAGCGCGACGACTAG